AAAACACTACTAGTAGAAGTGCTAGAAGAAGCATTGATGTTAGAAAGATAGTGAGGGCCAACTGTTGCTCATTCATTGTATTCCTCACAATATCTGAGTCAGTACAGCGAAGACCCATATAACCACCATCACACCTGAGGAGCAAAACATACTTATTAGCTGAGATGCAAATCCTTGAATGCAATAAGTACTTATTAATATCACCATCAATATTTTAATTTTGTTAAGTGAGAACAGAAGAAAATTACGCTATGATTTATCTGAAATTAGATGAGGTGGTGATTATGGGGGCAAACTTTTTCTCTACTTGCTTTGTAGTGTTTTTAATAGGATTAACAGATAGCCTTAAAGTGTTGGTTAATTTTAATGGCCAGTCTTTTTGTTCTCCAttgagataagctgctgccagaggtgtctagtaccaatttaaggcccatttacatgcaaagacaatctttcaaacaattgaaagattgacaattTTAGTGAtccttttgcataaactgctaatggacactaatgtccattagcagttaaTTACCTTCtattacatgtaaatgagcctccaacagctgtttgcaaatcccagcatgtggtctagaCTTTGCCCTCAGCTGCATGGTCGTcgcatggattttaagctcaccaaAAAATTATCATTcaaccgaagagtgaaagatggaagcatttacacgcaacgattatcactcaaaagttatcgtttgaacgaattttgagcaataatagtcacgtgtaaataggcctttactccTCTCTGCCTATTGAAAAGACATAAACAATTGTCTGACCACAGGATTTTGATGCTCTCATCAGTGAAAAGAAGGTGATACCAATGGCGGATCTGCCAATTCTGGTTTTCTTTGGCAAATGTCAATTGAGCTGCATGATGCTGGACTGCGAGTACAGCTCTAATTATAAGACATCCGTAACTCATGCCACACTCATGGAATCTGTTTCTAACACTGTGGTCAGAAAAATGTAGACCAGTAAGTAGCCAGCTGGTGGTCATTTTCTAGGCCTCTGACAGTGCTCCTTATCATTCTCCTCACACATAGGAGCCAATACCAGTCTTATTCAGATACTGATCTTAAATCAGATACCGGTCTTAATGATTGAAACCTTGCAATTATCTATGCTTCCTGCCTGGACAAATTGATATCCCTGATATTTAAGTGATTTGGGGTTCTACTGTGAAGCAttacattaatatatatatacatatgaaccCTATGAACCTCGAGCTAAAGTCTCTAGGCTAGTAATACATACCTGCAGTAGTGTTCGTCCATATCTAACAGGTACAAGCATTGACCATTCACACAGTATTTACTTATTTCTTTTGCACACTTTACTATTCTCATGGCTGTCACATTCGGTTTTGCAGTTGCATGAACtataaacaaagcaaaaaaaaaagtaaaatacctGCAAGTTATATAAGTGTGTGTATCCATATGACATATCATATATTTCTAACGACAACTAGAAAAGCAAAAACACTAATATGGGTATCAGTCTAAGTAAGCCTAATACACTGTTCTGTTATGTGGTGAaaataatgattttcaatgctttattgcaaaaataatctttttcgATGTGCAGAACTACACGTATTGTCATATGT
The sequence above is a segment of the Eleutherodactylus coqui strain aEleCoq1 chromosome 7, aEleCoq1.hap1, whole genome shotgun sequence genome. Coding sequences within it:
- the EREG gene encoding proepiregulin — encoded protein: MNCWRRISSSLVFLCFHILQTVWCETTVAPSCKPGENCTSVSIHATAKPNVTAMRIVKCAKEISKYCVNGQCLYLLDMDEHYCRCDGGYMGLRCTDSDIVRNTMNEQQLALTIFLTSMLLLALLLVVFFAYKWYALKKSSQSNQKYKEVST